Part of the Nicotiana sylvestris chromosome 2, ASM39365v2, whole genome shotgun sequence genome, CTTTCGCTTTACGAGTTCTGaatttcccttttcttcattcgTCCCTTCCATGCAAAGCTCATCTTCCGTTTTGCCCTTTTTCTCTCTCTCaaaattttattctttttcacattttggATTCATGCTTATTGTCTAAATCCCTTACGAATTTTGAGTTTCACTTTGCTCCAACACAACTCAAAggtgagatttttttttttatattaaaccttcttcttcttccttactCATCCCTAACCCCACCCCCACAAACCCCACTTGGGGTAGTCCCTATTACCTCACTTTTCTTGTTTTGTTGGGATTGCATGCATCATGTTTTTGTACCATTTTGGGTTTCTGGGCTCTTCTTCTTCttaacttttttccatttttggATTTAAGGGATGTTTGACTTTCATGGTTGTTATCTCCGTGGAGTTGGGATATAGCAGGAAAAAAAGGATTTTTAACATGATTTTTAGATCAATTTCCTCTTTGATGGGGTTTTCTGGATTCTAAGAGACTGAATTATATCTGGATTCTATTCTGTGTTTGTACAAAGAAATGATTTTTGTTACACGAGATGTAAGTAATgatatttcttttctttattgaTCGATGTAGAGATCAAATTCTCCCTTTAATGGATTTTCTTTCTGGACTTTCAGAAATTGAATCTATATTGGTCGATCGAGAGGGTTCTGCTTTCAGAATTATAGCTTCAATTGAGGTAAGTCAATAGATTCTTCTCTGATTTAGAAGTGGTTTTCACATGCAgtagaaaaatattttgattttccttttcttttctcttgtcTTTTGTTATCTACTCAGAAAAGAGAGGAATCAGGTTTGACTTCTATGACTGAACTTGAGGATTGAACAATTATGGGATGTTGTTGCTTGGTTCATTGAACATTATTGGGATGTGATAATATTTGGGATGAATTATATCTGAACTATTTGGATTGAATCTCAAATGGACTTACCAAATTGTAAGCATTTGACATTCTTTGGAGTCCATTTGAATTCCTTGGCTGGAAAATGTGTGGGGTTAGTTGTCATTGCTTTGTTCGTGGGAACTGTTCTGCTTCCAACATTCTCTGGACTTGGCGGGGTCATTCAACACAACAATGTTGTCCTTATCCACAACCGATCATTTCCATCAAATCAAGCCGTAAAACAGAAGTTTTTAGAAGTTCCTCAGATTGTTTGGGGATTGAACAATCAGAAGATTGCTTTTGCTAGAGCTTGTTTGACTGCACGCATGCTCAATCGAACACTGTTGATGCCTAAATTGAGTGCTTCGCTGTTTTATAAAGAAGTCGAACTTTTGAAGCCCATTTCCTTCGATAAGGTCTTCCAATTTGAAAGATTTAATTCCGTTTGTAAAGGGTTTGCCCAATTGAGTCGCTATTCAGACGTTTCAAATCAAAGTGATGTTATCGAACTTCAGAAAGGCAGCGGACGAAGGTGGACGTTGGAAAAAGATTTTGAGCAGTTGACTCAATTTAGTAAGCATCCATATGATGCACATGAGATTGTTCGTGTAGTCGGGAAGAACCCATTTTTGTGGCATGATCATTGGCCGGCTAAAGACTATGCGAAGGTTTTCGACTGCTTAGCTTTGGTAGAGGAGATATCTAGAGAAGCAGATAAAGTTATCTCCAAGATTAGAGA contains:
- the LOC104225457 gene encoding O-fucosyltransferase 23, with product MDLPNCKHLTFFGVHLNSLAGKCVGLVVIALFVGTVLLPTFSGLGGVIQHNNVVLIHNRSFPSNQAVKQKFLEVPQIVWGLNNQKIAFARACLTARMLNRTLLMPKLSASLFYKEVELLKPISFDKVFQFERFNSVCKGFAQLSRYSDVSNQSDVIELQKGSGRRWTLEKDFEQLTQFSKHPYDAHEIVRVVGKNPFLWHDHWPAKDYAKVFDCLALVEEISREADKVISKIREIGMEVRSKVLMSSSSSESVPYVAVHMRIEKDWMIHCKKLEQRLNISEICSSKEEIMARVGNIPGLKTPVVVYLAVADTLLEDDTVLNGWKDGLLPFEKKKLGVFEIYKKQPYIFQSAIDYEVCLRSDVFVGNSFSTFSSLVVLDRTQKMINMGDTKLCVSDVRWPSYAYNIRGMGDSPHPWVTNMSDTSLTAISYGTNHIAC